A single Natranaerobius thermophilus JW/NM-WN-LF DNA region contains:
- a CDS encoding 4Fe-4S dicluster domain-containing protein gives MAIRKLIASFDLCTGCEICTLVCSRRLAGGYNPRFARLRLESKMDALVSDPIVCNQCDNAFCEKVCPVSAIKRENGIPVVVQDECIGCGQCQKYCPRDVIVMMDKKASKCDLCGGDPLCVKNCPTGALTYCDHGDCDHGESGEKRGEVK, from the coding sequence ATGGCTATCCGAAAATTAATTGCAAGTTTCGATCTTTGTACCGGTTGTGAAATCTGTACATTGGTCTGTTCCAGGCGATTGGCCGGAGGTTATAATCCACGTTTTGCCCGGCTACGTCTTGAATCAAAAATGGATGCTTTAGTATCAGATCCGATAGTCTGTAATCAATGTGACAATGCATTCTGTGAAAAAGTATGTCCCGTATCAGCTATAAAACGGGAAAACGGAATCCCTGTCGTCGTACAAGATGAATGTATCGGATGCGGCCAATGCCAAAAGTATTGCCCTCGAGATGTAATTGTGATGATGGACAAAAAAGCTTCCAAATGTGATCTCTGTGGTGGAGACCCCCTTTGTGTCAAAAATTGTCCCACAGGGGCGTTAACCTATTGTGATCATGGAGACTGTGATCATGGAGAGTCTGGAGAAAAAAGGGGTGAAGTTAAATGA
- the aroA gene encoding 3-phosphoshikimate 1-carboxyvinyltransferase, with the protein MEILINNSNAKNHFQDTKSSESKVMQDNEQKFRSLKGSLHVPGDKSITHRSYILGSVVPGVVKIKGRALGEDCEATLECLKAMGAEGSSNSEDEDYEITSHSLYEPSEVLDAGNSGTTARLLLGLISGLNLFACITGDDSLKKRPMDRVISPLAKLGKDIRARQNNSKLPAAIIPVEMQNQSTTVKSISKSTPTIKTQVSSAQVKSALLLASLKTDGINVIESQQTRDHTERMLSFMGFSVLENVMQNEHEPESDQNVHQITLPGGQLSKLKPRDYVLDIPGDLSSAAFLITAALLVPGSQVKLLNCGLNPTRTGFVKILQQLGARITITNNTTLAAEPRGDINVEYSPCLQGFQLGKNLVPDTIDELPLLAVIAVLSHGTTKVSGAEELRYKESDRISAITQELTKLGADITETQDGFIVNGPTQLTGNVVDSHGDHRIAMALTVAALTAQGKTIIKNSDCINISYPGFIQDLTKLGAIIEQH; encoded by the coding sequence ATGGAAATTTTAATTAACAATAGTAATGCTAAAAACCACTTTCAAGATACAAAATCTTCAGAAAGTAAAGTTATGCAAGATAATGAACAAAAATTTAGGTCTCTTAAAGGAAGCTTACATGTCCCAGGTGATAAATCAATAACACATAGATCTTATATTTTAGGGTCAGTTGTCCCAGGTGTTGTAAAAATTAAAGGAAGAGCTTTAGGGGAAGATTGTGAGGCTACTTTAGAATGTCTTAAGGCTATGGGAGCTGAAGGTAGTTCTAATTCTGAGGATGAAGATTATGAGATTACTAGCCATTCTCTTTATGAGCCTTCAGAAGTTTTAGATGCAGGAAATTCAGGCACAACCGCTCGTTTATTATTAGGATTGATTTCAGGATTAAATCTCTTTGCTTGTATTACAGGAGATGATTCTTTAAAAAAAAGACCAATGGATCGCGTCATTTCACCTTTAGCTAAATTGGGCAAAGATATCAGGGCTAGACAGAATAATAGTAAACTTCCTGCTGCCATAATACCTGTAGAGATGCAAAACCAAAGCACAACAGTTAAATCTATCTCAAAATCTACGCCAACCATTAAAACACAAGTTTCAAGTGCACAGGTGAAATCAGCCCTATTATTGGCTTCTTTAAAAACAGATGGAATAAATGTAATTGAATCACAACAAACTAGAGATCACACAGAACGTATGTTATCTTTTATGGGATTTTCAGTTCTAGAAAATGTCATGCAAAACGAGCACGAACCGGAGTCGGACCAAAATGTTCATCAGATAACTTTACCCGGAGGGCAATTGAGCAAGCTCAAACCTAGAGATTATGTATTGGATATACCAGGAGATCTATCATCTGCAGCTTTTTTGATAACTGCAGCTCTATTAGTGCCGGGAAGTCAGGTCAAATTGCTTAATTGTGGATTAAACCCAACAAGGACGGGATTTGTAAAAATACTACAGCAATTAGGTGCCAGGATTACAATTACTAATAATACTACCTTAGCTGCTGAACCAAGAGGTGATATTAATGTAGAATATAGCCCTTGTCTACAAGGATTTCAATTGGGAAAAAACCTGGTCCCTGATACAATAGACGAACTTCCATTACTAGCGGTGATTGCAGTTCTTTCCCATGGGACTACTAAAGTGTCAGGAGCAGAAGAATTACGATATAAAGAAAGTGATAGAATTTCCGCTATCACCCAAGAATTGACCAAACTTGGAGCAGATATAACAGAAACTCAAGATGGCTTTATTGTTAACGGACCCACACAACTAACAGGTAATGTAGTGGATTCTCATGGAGACCATCGTATTGCTATGGCTTTAACAGTAGCTGCCTTAACCGCCCAAGGGAAAACCATCATAAAAAATTCTGACTGTATTAATATATCTTATCCAGGTTTTATTCAAGATTTAACAAAACTAGGAGCTATAATAGAACAACATTAA
- the cudC gene encoding choline uptake/conversion transcriptional regulator CudC → MSGKEQQNGNDSFEKLQELRSEISVAMAQTMDLYGVPPSIGRLYAILYFSDEPKTLDELRDMMGMSKTSMSTGVRRLEKNKMVKKVWKKGVRKHLYEGETDFFNTFLNFFIPMWKREIEVNMEAIKKVEPELKEMAESSDGEVSKEAEKDLKKLEEAKQYYIWLNKLARSIESGEIFDFIPKE, encoded by the coding sequence AACTTCAAGAATTGAGATCGGAAATCAGTGTCGCTATGGCTCAAACCATGGACCTATATGGAGTTCCCCCTTCTATTGGGAGATTATATGCCATACTTTATTTCAGTGATGAACCAAAGACTTTAGATGAACTGAGAGATATGATGGGTATGAGTAAAACCAGTATGAGCACTGGTGTCAGACGCTTAGAAAAAAATAAGATGGTGAAAAAAGTATGGAAAAAAGGGGTTCGCAAGCATTTATACGAAGGAGAAACAGATTTTTTTAATACCTTTCTTAACTTCTTCATTCCTATGTGGAAGAGAGAAATTGAAGTAAACATGGAAGCCATTAAAAAAGTTGAGCCGGAACTAAAAGAAATGGCTGAAAGTAGTGATGGAGAAGTCAGTAAAGAGGCGGAAAAAGACTTGAAAAAGTTAGAAGAAGCAAAGCAATATTATATATGGCTTAATAAATTGGCCAGAAGTATAGAATCGGGAGAGATATTCGACTTTATTCCCAAAGAATAG
- a CDS encoding prephenate dehydrogenase, with product MNKNNLLVIGLGLMAGSLALSLKECDCFNKITGYDINKDSMSDAINNHIIDDTINELSGETLTEFDYIILGTPVSETLKLLPDLASKIDHNTIIFDLGSVKKPVITKAREVISNQNNSNIDFIGGHPMVGSHKQGIKHVMTNLFTQKPFILTPVGNKKFEDDTSVNMISQLLVKINSHPVVMSAEKHDHIVAALSHIPHLIASVMVNTISTRSEFDMTLAGGSFKDMTRVAKADPLLWEDIFHHNNEEIVEWWEEIKGQVDQVLASYQRDDSTSEQNIKRIEIKEYLSTASNTRQKLESRF from the coding sequence ATGAACAAAAACAATTTGCTGGTCATAGGCTTGGGATTAATGGCTGGGAGCCTGGCTCTTTCACTAAAAGAATGTGATTGTTTTAATAAAATCACTGGATATGACATCAATAAAGATTCAATGTCCGATGCTATTAATAATCACATAATAGACGATACCATTAATGAGCTTTCAGGGGAGACCTTAACAGAATTTGACTATATAATTCTGGGAACCCCTGTTTCTGAAACTTTAAAGCTTTTACCCGACTTGGCAAGCAAAATAGATCACAATACTATTATTTTTGATCTAGGGAGTGTAAAAAAACCTGTAATCACTAAAGCTCGAGAAGTAATTTCCAATCAGAATAACTCAAATATTGATTTTATCGGAGGTCACCCCATGGTCGGTAGTCATAAACAAGGAATCAAACATGTTATGACAAATCTATTCACTCAGAAGCCCTTTATTTTGACCCCTGTTGGGAATAAAAAGTTTGAGGATGATACTAGTGTAAACATGATTTCTCAGCTACTTGTAAAAATAAATAGCCATCCTGTTGTCATGTCAGCAGAAAAACACGACCATATAGTAGCCGCTTTGAGCCATATACCTCACTTAATTGCCAGTGTAATGGTGAATACTATTTCCACTCGATCCGAATTTGACATGACACTAGCAGGCGGTAGTTTTAAAGATATGACTAGAGTAGCCAAGGCCGATCCCCTTCTTTGGGAAGATATTTTTCATCATAATAATGAAGAAATTGTAGAATGGTGGGAAGAAATTAAAGGACAAGTAGATCAAGTTTTAGCTTCTTATCAAAGGGATGACAGTACATCAGAACAGAATATTAAACGTATTGAAATAAAAGAATACTTATCAACAGCTTCAAACACTAGACAAAAGCTAGAATCCAGATTTTGA
- a CDS encoding ABC transporter substrate-binding protein — protein MNAHGSGKRKVLIVAMLITGIIFAGIATGCEEERDVELAMVEWTCSTQKSHINEAVLETLGYDVNVKTYNLPVILEGMADGQIDAFTDAWFQTWGTPLENALEEGDVVHLETHLDETNYAPAVPTYVYEEGVTSLEDLADHSEKFEYTYYGLEPGNDGNEIMIEAFENDTYGLGEWDIMESNEAAMIADVEQKIENEEWVVFSGWEPHYMNVIFDMEYLDDPKGIWGEGEQVGTIARPGLEDDNPQLAQYLKQFDVDVDTVDEWVYEYGYEDRDPDEVADEWISENLDKVLEWVDGLETVDGQDAQEALREAYE, from the coding sequence ATGAACGCTCATGGAAGCGGAAAACGTAAAGTTTTAATAGTAGCAATGCTTATTACAGGAATTATTTTTGCAGGGATTGCTACCGGATGTGAAGAAGAAAGAGATGTAGAACTTGCTATGGTCGAATGGACATGCTCTACTCAGAAGAGTCATATCAACGAAGCTGTATTAGAGACATTAGGTTACGATGTTAACGTTAAGACTTACAATCTCCCTGTAATCCTTGAAGGAATGGCAGATGGGCAAATTGATGCCTTTACAGATGCATGGTTTCAAACTTGGGGAACCCCCCTTGAAAATGCTTTGGAAGAAGGGGATGTAGTTCATTTAGAAACTCATTTAGATGAAACTAATTACGCGCCAGCTGTTCCCACTTATGTATATGAGGAAGGGGTAACCTCCCTAGAAGATTTAGCCGATCACTCGGAAAAATTTGAGTATACTTATTATGGCTTGGAACCAGGGAATGACGGTAATGAGATTATGATCGAAGCTTTTGAAAATGATACCTACGGTCTAGGTGAATGGGATATCATGGAAAGTAATGAAGCTGCTATGATCGCTGATGTTGAGCAAAAGATAGAAAATGAAGAATGGGTAGTCTTTAGCGGTTGGGAACCCCATTACATGAATGTAATATTCGATATGGAATATTTGGATGATCCCAAAGGAATTTGGGGTGAAGGTGAGCAAGTTGGTACCATTGCAAGACCTGGCTTAGAAGATGACAATCCACAACTAGCTCAATATTTGAAACAATTTGACGTAGATGTAGACACTGTTGACGAATGGGTTTACGAATACGGTTATGAAGACCGTGACCCAGACGAAGTTGCGGATGAATGGATTAGCGAGAACTTAGATAAGGTATTAGAGTGGGTTGATGGATTAGAAACTGTCGATGGACAAGATGCTCAAGAAGCATTGCGTGAAGCTTACGAATAA
- a CDS encoding iron-containing alcohol dehydrogenase produces the protein MLRFEQMQENEFVLPTKTKHGLGIIKEIANELKELNVSKPIIVADKGVIDAGLIKPIEESLNEAGIPYAVYDGVEADPDLEIVANGTKAYKKENCDGMIAVGGGSSMDTAKAMGLEISHDGPVVEYEAAEGKKPMTKRIPPLVTVPTTAGTGSEVTLWAVIKDPEREFKFNTGGPLITAHLALIDPELHVTMPPSITAGTGMDALCHAIECYTCHYSQPTTDAAALLAIEYAGKYLRRAVGNGQDIEARYGMAMSAMLAGISYGGDSAGAVHAMTQTLGGIISVPHGQAVAATLAPAMEYNWIGAPHKFARIANALGVDTHGMDLHEAARASVEAVYQLSEDIDVPTLGDLGVSEDMIPRLAKEAYYDPQTVGNPRDIDVKGYEEIYRSCF, from the coding sequence ATGTTGAGATTTGAACAGATGCAGGAAAATGAGTTTGTATTGCCTACTAAAACTAAGCACGGATTAGGAATTATCAAGGAAATTGCCAATGAGTTAAAGGAACTTAACGTAAGTAAGCCAATTATTGTAGCTGATAAGGGAGTTATTGATGCAGGACTTATCAAACCTATTGAAGAGTCATTAAATGAAGCAGGTATCCCCTATGCAGTTTATGATGGGGTAGAAGCAGATCCAGATTTGGAAATAGTAGCCAATGGTACTAAAGCATATAAAAAAGAGAATTGCGATGGTATGATTGCTGTTGGTGGGGGAAGCTCCATGGATACTGCAAAGGCTATGGGACTAGAAATTTCTCATGATGGCCCTGTTGTAGAATATGAAGCCGCTGAGGGTAAGAAACCAATGACTAAAAGAATACCACCATTGGTGACTGTTCCTACGACTGCAGGAACCGGAAGTGAAGTTACCCTATGGGCTGTAATAAAAGACCCTGAGAGAGAATTTAAATTTAATACTGGTGGACCATTGATTACGGCTCATTTAGCATTGATTGATCCTGAATTACATGTTACAATGCCCCCATCTATTACAGCAGGAACAGGAATGGATGCACTTTGTCATGCTATAGAATGCTATACTTGCCACTATTCTCAACCAACTACTGATGCAGCAGCACTTTTAGCCATTGAGTACGCAGGTAAATATCTCCGACGAGCAGTAGGTAATGGTCAAGATATAGAAGCTCGTTATGGTATGGCTATGTCAGCTATGTTAGCAGGTATATCATACGGAGGCGATAGTGCTGGAGCAGTTCATGCCATGACTCAAACACTAGGAGGAATTATCTCTGTACCTCATGGTCAGGCAGTAGCAGCTACCTTAGCTCCTGCAATGGAGTATAACTGGATTGGAGCACCTCATAAGTTTGCGCGCATTGCCAATGCTCTAGGTGTAGATACTCACGGTATGGACTTACATGAAGCTGCTAGGGCTTCTGTTGAGGCAGTGTATCAGCTATCTGAAGACATTGATGTGCCGACTTTAGGCGATTTAGGTGTATCAGAAGACATGATTCCTAGGCTTGCTAAAGAAGCTTATTATGATCCACAAACAGTTGGAAATCCAAGAGATATCGATGTAAAAGGATATGAAGAAATTTATCGTTCATGCTTCTAA
- a CDS encoding aldehyde ferredoxin oxidoreductase family protein translates to MKLRNLGAMNQILHVDLSNNKSWTEEISEDIKELFVGGKGLATWLLYRETRNHERVDPYGEENPVIFAGGPLTGTDAPAMRGVVVSTSPLTGGYVDSYYGGNLAQEIKYAGYDALVLKGKADKPVMITIEDDKVEILPAEKYWGLDTFETNHQIKADMNDKTLKIATIGQAGENLIPYALVSCEYNRHAGRGGIGAVMGSKQLKAFSIKGTNTVKIHDLERFDQAIAKARKELEQSEEIEELTEAGTAAALWFAHSEGLLPVKNYQQGTFNPDGLAHQAQSEKIWLRDEGCASCPIRCSKVGVIKDGKRRGTVSDIVEYETAALMGTNLGISDIREVAYLVYLCDALGIDGMSGGSTIGFAMECFEEGILKPEDCDGIDMSFGDSESAERVLKDIANKKGYLGNLLAKGTKKAAEELGTNAQARASHVKGMDIPAWGPRGVPGMGLAYMTADRGACHQRAFPIDYEVGGAEFNGKTFERLEVHGKAETVANDQNFIAALDTFVKCDFGTFGISEESYRELFEAATGEEFSQDRLYQLGERIWNVSRLFNLKQGLTKKHEKLPKRFYEPLPDGPAKGHKFTQEDEKIMLQEYYYHRGWDEEGRPTEEKLAQLGLKDKL, encoded by the coding sequence ATGAAACTCCGTAACTTAGGTGCAATGAATCAGATTTTGCATGTAGATTTAAGCAACAATAAATCCTGGACTGAAGAAATTTCCGAGGACATTAAAGAGTTGTTTGTCGGTGGCAAGGGACTCGCCACTTGGTTATTATACCGTGAAACGCGAAACCATGAGCGTGTAGATCCCTATGGAGAAGAAAATCCAGTAATCTTTGCGGGTGGTCCGTTAACTGGCACTGATGCTCCTGCCATGCGAGGAGTTGTTGTGTCAACATCTCCTTTAACTGGGGGATATGTAGACTCTTACTATGGTGGTAATTTGGCCCAGGAAATCAAGTATGCGGGGTATGACGCCCTCGTTCTAAAAGGTAAAGCTGATAAACCTGTCATGATAACAATAGAAGATGATAAAGTTGAAATATTACCCGCTGAGAAATACTGGGGTTTAGATACTTTTGAAACTAATCATCAGATAAAAGCTGATATGAATGATAAAACCTTAAAAATTGCTACCATTGGCCAAGCTGGTGAAAATTTAATTCCTTATGCCTTGGTATCGTGTGAGTACAATCGTCATGCTGGACGTGGCGGCATAGGAGCTGTCATGGGAAGTAAACAGCTAAAGGCCTTTTCCATAAAAGGTACCAATACTGTAAAAATTCATGATCTGGAGAGGTTCGATCAAGCAATTGCTAAAGCCAGAAAAGAATTAGAACAGTCCGAAGAGATAGAAGAACTCACTGAAGCAGGAACTGCAGCAGCTTTGTGGTTTGCCCATAGTGAGGGATTATTACCGGTCAAAAACTACCAACAGGGTACTTTTAATCCCGATGGATTGGCTCATCAAGCTCAAAGCGAAAAAATTTGGCTCAGAGATGAAGGTTGTGCTTCATGTCCAATCAGATGCAGCAAAGTTGGTGTGATTAAGGATGGTAAGCGACGAGGAACTGTTTCAGACATAGTTGAATATGAGACTGCAGCTTTAATGGGTACGAACTTGGGGATCTCAGATATTAGAGAAGTAGCTTATTTAGTATATCTATGCGATGCCTTAGGAATCGATGGCATGTCTGGTGGTTCTACTATAGGGTTTGCTATGGAATGTTTTGAAGAAGGCATCTTAAAACCAGAAGACTGCGATGGTATAGATATGTCCTTTGGTGATTCAGAAAGTGCTGAAAGAGTTTTGAAGGACATTGCCAATAAGAAGGGATATCTAGGTAATTTACTGGCAAAAGGCACTAAAAAAGCTGCCGAAGAGCTAGGTACCAATGCTCAGGCAAGGGCTTCACATGTAAAAGGTATGGATATACCAGCATGGGGTCCGAGAGGAGTACCCGGAATGGGTCTGGCTTATATGACGGCTGACCGTGGAGCTTGCCATCAACGTGCCTTCCCCATTGATTACGAAGTTGGCGGTGCTGAATTTAATGGCAAGACTTTTGAAAGATTAGAAGTCCATGGTAAAGCAGAAACTGTAGCTAATGATCAAAATTTCATTGCGGCATTGGACACTTTTGTTAAGTGTGATTTCGGTACCTTTGGTATTTCAGAGGAATCGTACCGTGAATTGTTTGAAGCCGCTACGGGTGAAGAGTTTAGTCAAGATCGTTTATATCAACTGGGTGAAAGAATTTGGAATGTTAGCAGACTCTTTAACTTAAAACAAGGATTAACTAAAAAACACGAAAAACTACCTAAAAGATTTTACGAACCATTGCCTGATGGCCCGGCAAAAGGTCACAAATTCACCCAAGAAGATGAAAAAATTATGCTTCAAGAGTACTACTATCATAGAGGATGGGATGAAGAAGGCCGTCCTACAGAGGAGAAGTTAGCCCAACTGGGCTTAAAAGATAAACTTTAA
- the aroF gene encoding 3-deoxy-7-phosphoheptulonate synthase, giving the protein MIIVMNRQTQEEKINKVINRLSELELECHISKGKNKIVIGVIGENKRHALEGLEALPYVEQIVPISKPFKLVSREFKEDDTQIAFGGKSSHVVKDSSLSGPVVGGNNFSLMAGPCAIENKENTLEIAQQVKQTGAQFLRGGAFKPRTSPYSFQGLGADGLKIMWEASQKTGLKIITEVMDPRQIELVSDYAHVLQIGARNMQNFELLKEAGNSNHPVLLKRGMSATIEEWLMAAEYILSKGNYKVMLCERGIRTFETATRNTLDLSAVALVKQLSHLPVIVDPSHGTGKWKLVPSMSKAALAAGADGLIIEVHSTPETALSDGSQSLTPANLEKLTNQLTELAPHFDKSFTIGSKTEEHI; this is encoded by the coding sequence ATGATCATTGTAATGAATAGACAAACTCAAGAAGAAAAAATAAATAAAGTGATAAATAGACTCTCTGAATTGGAATTAGAATGTCATATATCTAAAGGCAAGAATAAAATTGTTATCGGAGTAATTGGAGAAAATAAACGCCATGCTTTAGAAGGTTTAGAAGCTCTGCCATACGTTGAACAAATTGTACCCATAAGTAAACCATTTAAGCTTGTATCGCGAGAGTTTAAGGAAGATGATACTCAAATAGCTTTTGGTGGAAAAAGTTCTCATGTAGTTAAAGATTCATCCCTATCAGGACCAGTAGTTGGTGGAAATAACTTCTCATTAATGGCTGGACCGTGTGCAATCGAAAATAAAGAAAACACTTTAGAAATAGCTCAACAAGTCAAGCAAACTGGAGCCCAGTTCCTCAGAGGTGGCGCTTTTAAACCTAGAACTTCACCGTATAGTTTTCAAGGATTAGGAGCGGATGGCCTGAAAATTATGTGGGAAGCCAGCCAGAAAACGGGTTTAAAAATAATCACAGAAGTTATGGACCCTCGACAGATTGAATTAGTTAGTGATTATGCCCATGTTTTACAAATAGGCGCTAGAAATATGCAAAATTTTGAGTTATTAAAAGAGGCTGGAAACAGTAATCATCCTGTATTATTGAAGCGGGGTATGTCAGCTACAATAGAAGAGTGGTTGATGGCAGCCGAATACATTTTATCTAAAGGAAACTATAAAGTAATGCTCTGTGAACGGGGTATAAGAACCTTTGAAACAGCTACTAGAAACACTCTAGATTTATCTGCAGTAGCACTTGTCAAACAATTAAGCCATCTTCCTGTAATAGTTGACCCTAGTCACGGTACTGGAAAATGGAAGCTAGTGCCAAGTATGAGTAAAGCAGCTTTAGCTGCAGGGGCAGATGGTTTAATTATTGAAGTTCATTCAACTCCTGAAACAGCCTTGTCCGATGGTTCTCAGTCTCTTACTCCAGCTAATCTCGAAAAACTAACCAATCAACTAACAGAATTAGCACCTCACTTTGATAAAAGTTTTACTATTGGTTCCAAAACCGAGGAGCATATATAA